A window of Vibrio gazogenes genomic DNA:
CTACAACAAAAATATGTTTAAAAAAGCCGGTATTGTCTCACCACCGAAAACATGGGATGACATGGGCAAAGTGTCGCAGAAGCTCCTGCAATCCGGGGCAAAATGCGGTTTCACAACCACATGGCAATCCTGGACTCAGATCGAGAACTTCGGCGCCCGGAATAACATTCCGATGGCGACCCAAAACAACGGTTTTGGCGGTCTGAACACGCAATTCGAATTCAACACCAAGCCTTTCGTCAACCATATCAGCCAAATGGCTCAATGGGCGAAAAATGGTGTCTTCAAATATGGCGGACGCCAGTCTGATGCGATGCCGCTGTTCTATACCCAAACGTGTGCGATGAGCATGGGCTCTTCAGCCGGTCTCGCCGGGATTAAAGAGAATATGAAAGGCATCGATGTCGGTGTTGCCCAACTGCCTTATGACTCGCATGTGATCAAATCACCGCAGAATACCATTATCGGCGGCGCTTCGCTTTGGGTCCTCAGAGGCCACTCCAAAGCCGAATACCAAGGTGTTGCGAAGTTCTTCAAATATTTGTCCAGCGCGAAAGTTCAGGCGGACTGGCACCAATTCACCGGCTACCTGCCCATCACTAAACAAGCGTATGAGCTGACCAAACAGCAGGGATTCTACGCGAAAAACCCGGGGGCGGAAGTCGCTGTCACTCAGATGACATCCAAGAAACCAACGGCAAACTCAAAAGGAATCCGTTTCGGTAACTTCCTTCAGACACGTGACATTATTAATGAAGAGCTTGAGGCGGTCTGGGCTGGCAAAGAATCTGCCCAAACGGCACTCAACAATGCGGTCAAACGCGGTAATGCACAATTACGCCGCTTTGAACGGACGCAAAAATAACCGGTTCCACGCACATTGATTATATACACCATGTTACACAAGCGGATCGGTTCGATCCGCTTTCACCTGAAATAAGTGACTGATTATGATGTCATCTCAAGTGGTGTTTAAGCATCGTTGGTTACCACTGATGCTTATCGCACCTCAACTGTTTATTACGTTTGTATTCTTTCTCTGGCCTGCCGGACAAGCGATTGTGCAGTCCACACAGCTCGAAGATGCCTTTGGCATATCAACCGAATTTGTCGGCGCCGAAAACTTTCTGCGTTTATTTGTCGATAGTCACTATCTTGGGTCGCTCGGCACCACGTTTGTGTTCAGTAGTGCGGTTGCCTGTCTGGCGTTAATAAGTGCGCTGGTGTTAGCGGGCGTAGCCGAAAATGTTGTCCGCGGGGCGCTGGCCTATCGAACGCTGCTGATCTGGCCGTATGCCGTCGCACCGGTGGTCGCAGGTTCACTGTGGCTGTTTCTGTTCGATCCGACCATCGGGATTATCAGCGACTGGATTCGTCTGCTTGGTGTTGACTGGAACCCGAAACTGAACGGCACACAGGCACTGATTATGGTTGTGATTGCCGCAACATGGAAACAAGTCAGCTACAATTTTCTGTTCTTTCTGGCGGCCTTGCAGTCGGTACCGAAGTCGCTGCATGAAGCAGCCGCCATTGATGGCAGCGGGCCGATCAAGCGTTTCCTGACGATTAGTTTTCCGCTGATCACGCCGACCAGTTTCTTTCTCTTGGTGGTGAATTTCGTGTATGCCTTCTTTGATACCTTCGCCATCATTCACGCCATGACTCAGGGCGGCCCGAGTAACAGCACCTCAACGCTGGTGTATAAAGTGTATAACGATGGTTTTATCGGGCTGGATATGGGCTCGTCGGCAGCACAGTCGGTCATTCTGATGATCATTGTCGCCCTGCTGACGGTGATTCAGTTTAAATATGTCGAGAAAAAGGTGACTTACTAATGGTTGAACAAAGACCCTTATTCAAATTGTTTTGTCACCTGACGCTGATTCTCGGCATTGCTTCGGTTGCATTTCCCGTCTGGCTGGCAATTGTCGCAACCACACACAGCAATGGTGATTTCGCCACCGGCACACCACTATGGTTCGGTCATTTGGGGCTGGATGTATTCAAGGCACTGTTTTCCTCCGGCGATAAAGTCAATGGCTCCGAGTTCCCACTCGCGCTGATGCTGACCAATTCGTTAATCATGGCGCTCTGTATCACCGTCGGCAAACTGGTGATTTCGATCCTGTCGGCTTATGCCGTGGTGTTTTTCCGCTTTCCGGGCAGAATGCTGGCCTTCTGGGTGATCTTTTTCACGCTGATGTTGCCGGTCGAAGTGCGCATTATGCCGACCTTTGAAGTGATTACTGACTTACACATGCTCAATTCGTTTTACGGACTGACAATTCCGCTGATTGCCAGTGCGACCGCGACATTTCTGTTCCGTCAGTTTTTCATGACCGTGCCGCACGAGTTGGTCGAGGCTGCACGTATCGATGGCGCAGGGCCGTGGCGATTTTTCTTTGACATCTTGCTGCCGTTGTCTCGCACCAATATCGCGGCGCTGTTTGTAATTACCTTTATCTATGGCTGGAACCAGTATCTCTGGCCGTTACTGATTACCACCGATATCAAATACTACACCATCGTGATGGGCATTAAGCAGTTATTAAACGTCAATGATGGCATTGTGGAATGGAACAAAATTATGGCGATTACCCTGATTGCAATGCTGCCACCGGTGCTGGTGGTGATTGGTATGCAAAAAGCATTTGTGAAGGGTTTGGTCGATGCGGAGAAATAAATCATGGCGACATTAACACTCACGGACATTAAAAAATCTTATCCGAACGGATTTCAGGCAATACACGGTGTCGATCTCGCGATTGATGACGGTGAGATGGTGGTTTTAGTCGGGCCAAGTGGCTGCGGTAAATCGACCCTGCTCAGAATGATCGCGGGCCTCGAAGAGATCAGTGCCGGGCAGTTGACGATCAACGAACAACCGGTCAACGATCTCGAACCCGGGCAGCGAGATATTGCGATGGTGTTCCAAAATTATGCGCTCTATCCGCACATGTCGGTGTTCGACAATATGGCTTACGGGCTGAAAAATCGTAAAGTTCCCAAAGAGAAAATACGTGAAATGGTGACAGACACCGCAACCATGTTAGAGCTTGACCATCTACTGGAACGCAAACCTAAACAGCTTTCCGGTGGGCAACGCCAGCGCGTGGCGATGGGACGTGCGATTGTCCGTTCGCCCAAAGTCTTCTTATTTGATGAGCCGCTGTCGAACCTTGACGCGAAACTCCGTGTCCAGATGCGGCTGGAAATCAAAAAACTCCAGCGTCGTTTGCAGACCACTGCGGTTTATGTCACCCACGATCAGGTCGAGGCCATGACTTTGGGCGATAAGCTGGTGGTGCTCAATCAAGGCAATATTGAACAGGTCGGCACACCGATGGCGATCTACCAACAACCCGCGTCGCTGTTTGTGGCAACCTTTATCGGCGCGCCTGCCATGAACATTCTGGATTGCCTTATCACGGCCGACGGGCTCGAACTGGGGCGGTACTCATTGAAGATGGACACCACATGGTGGGCACTCGGGCAAG
This region includes:
- a CDS encoding sn-glycerol-3-phosphate import ATP-binding protein UgpC, with product MATLTLTDIKKSYPNGFQAIHGVDLAIDDGEMVVLVGPSGCGKSTLLRMIAGLEEISAGQLTINEQPVNDLEPGQRDIAMVFQNYALYPHMSVFDNMAYGLKNRKVPKEKIREMVTDTATMLELDHLLERKPKQLSGGQRQRVAMGRAIVRSPKVFLFDEPLSNLDAKLRVQMRLEIKKLQRRLQTTAVYVTHDQVEAMTLGDKLVVLNQGNIEQVGTPMAIYQQPASLFVATFIGAPAMNILDCLITADGLELGRYSLKMDTTWWALGQVKLGMRPEHIQIVENHPMFEATIEMIEALGADVLLYCHIRDNEAQKLIIRVHEGQRFDIGETLGLAISLEHLHLFDATSEQRLPSPLSVTVQSEIING
- the ugpA gene encoding sn-glycerol-3-phosphate ABC transporter permease UgpA, whose protein sequence is MSSQVVFKHRWLPLMLIAPQLFITFVFFLWPAGQAIVQSTQLEDAFGISTEFVGAENFLRLFVDSHYLGSLGTTFVFSSAVACLALISALVLAGVAENVVRGALAYRTLLIWPYAVAPVVAGSLWLFLFDPTIGIISDWIRLLGVDWNPKLNGTQALIMVVIAATWKQVSYNFLFFLAALQSVPKSLHEAAAIDGSGPIKRFLTISFPLITPTSFFLLVVNFVYAFFDTFAIIHAMTQGGPSNSTSTLVYKVYNDGFIGLDMGSSAAQSVILMIIVALLTVIQFKYVEKKVTY
- the ugpB gene encoding sn-glycerol-3-phosphate ABC transporter substrate-binding protein UgpB produces the protein MMLKKLIGLTLATTLVSAPVFAKTEIQWWHAMGGALGKKVDQIATDFNASQDQYEIKPVYKGTYAETMTSAIAAFRAKEQPAIVQVFEVGTATMMGAKKAIYPVYQLMKDTQEPFNPNDYLSAVTGYYTTNDGKMLSMPFNSSTPVLYYNKNMFKKAGIVSPPKTWDDMGKVSQKLLQSGAKCGFTTTWQSWTQIENFGARNNIPMATQNNGFGGLNTQFEFNTKPFVNHISQMAQWAKNGVFKYGGRQSDAMPLFYTQTCAMSMGSSAGLAGIKENMKGIDVGVAQLPYDSHVIKSPQNTIIGGASLWVLRGHSKAEYQGVAKFFKYLSSAKVQADWHQFTGYLPITKQAYELTKQQGFYAKNPGAEVAVTQMTSKKPTANSKGIRFGNFLQTRDIINEELEAVWAGKESAQTALNNAVKRGNAQLRRFERTQK
- the ugpE gene encoding sn-glycerol-3-phosphate ABC transporter permease UgpE: MVEQRPLFKLFCHLTLILGIASVAFPVWLAIVATTHSNGDFATGTPLWFGHLGLDVFKALFSSGDKVNGSEFPLALMLTNSLIMALCITVGKLVISILSAYAVVFFRFPGRMLAFWVIFFTLMLPVEVRIMPTFEVITDLHMLNSFYGLTIPLIASATATFLFRQFFMTVPHELVEAARIDGAGPWRFFFDILLPLSRTNIAALFVITFIYGWNQYLWPLLITTDIKYYTIVMGIKQLLNVNDGIVEWNKIMAITLIAMLPPVLVVIGMQKAFVKGLVDAEK